In the Periophthalmus magnuspinnatus isolate fPerMag1 chromosome 4, fPerMag1.2.pri, whole genome shotgun sequence genome, one interval contains:
- the armh1 gene encoding armadillo-like helical domain containing protein 1 yields the protein MPACARHDDQANLCKVLSLLREWDRADKTARSLVLTNFVSENSGRTFYELEQVFAQVASLFLARITTWMRLTYKFSTSLCLQLKAIQIFLSASSQDQYLTEFLEDGGVLTLIDILNQAQTKGEDRVEVLNVLLIISSTGRKYKEFICESNGVSALAECLSTPYSDEIQEKTCAVLDSLSEGNPRYLNRVYQELITLLLNTSPNSQKMLLRTLRSLQSKMKTAHPSIVAPLLEILKTLQLEIQEEAINWILDLKHYDVMPLLLNGLVSLLRLATEEPKMKVEKSGSLPEFVQQAAAAKIIRVLAEDSEEVAADLLALEVVQGLLSAMGNKEHTESQIQASLALEFFVKSYPVIQQPIKRFMGNTLFSVFLINPETLYKTLSETQAQSLLQNNIKT from the exons ATGCCTGCATGTGCACGCCACGATGACCAGGCAAACCTCTGCAAAGTGCTGAGTTTACTTCGAGAGTGGGACCGCGCGGATAAAACTGCGCGTTCTCTGGTTCTGACAAACTTTGTGTCTGAAAACTCCGGGAGGACCTTTTATGAACTGGAGCAGGTGTTTGCTCAGGTGGCCAGTCTCTTTTTGGCACGAATCACGACGTGGATGAGACTCAC ATATAAGTTTAGCACATCTCTATGTCTACAGCTTAAAGCAATACAGATTTTTCTCTCTGCATCCAGCCA GGACCAGTACCTAACAGAGTTCCTGGAGGATGGAGGTGTTCTCACACttattgacattttaaatcaagctCAGACTAAAGGAGAGGACAGAGTTGAGGTGCTTAATGTTTTGTTGATTATTTCAAGCACAGGTCGCAAGTACAAAGAGTTCATCTGTGAAAGCAATG GAGTCAGTGCTTTAGCAGAGTGTTTATCCACTCCATATTCAGATGAGATCCAGGAGAAAACATGTGCAGTTTTAGATTCACTCTCCGAGGGAAATCCCAGATACCTCAACCGTGTCTATCAAGAACTCATCACACTGTTGTTGAACACATCTCCCAACAGTCAGAAGATGCTCCTGCGCACTTTACGGTCTTTGCAG TCCAAGATGAAGACAGCTCATCCCAGCATAGTGGCTCCTCTGCTTGAAATCCTCAAGACCTTGCAGCTGGAAATTCAAGAAGAAg CAATTAACTGGATTTTAGATCTGAAGCATTATGATGTGATGCCACTTCTCCTGAATGGACTAGTGTCACTGCTCAGACTAGCAACTGAGGAGCCGA AAATGAAGGTAGAAAAAAGTGGATCTTTACCTGAATTTGTGCAACAAGCAGCTGCCGCTAAAATCATCCG GGTACTGGCTGAAGACAGTGAAGAAGTAGCAGCTGATCTGCTTGCTCTTGAAGTGGTCCAGGGTCTCTTATCTGCTATGGGAAACAAAGAACACACTGAATCCCAAATACAAGCCAGTCTTGCATTAGAG ttCTTTGTCAAGTCCTACCCCGTTATCCAACAACCTATT